The following proteins are co-located in the Vigna unguiculata cultivar IT97K-499-35 chromosome 9, ASM411807v1, whole genome shotgun sequence genome:
- the LOC114163781 gene encoding isoflavone 2'-hydroxylase-like — protein MGVSSLMLLFSYFLLSLLFIVFTLKFLLGSRRLRNLPPGPTPLPIIGNLNLLEQPIHRFFQRTSKHYGKIISLWFGSRLAVVISSHSAFQECFTKHDLALANRLPSLSGKYIFYNNTTVGSCSHGDHWRNLRRITALDVLSTQRVHSFSGIRSDETRRLIHRLARESRQGFARVEITSMFNDLTYNNVMRMISGKRFYGEETDMKNAEEAREFRETVAEMLQLMGLANKADYLPFLRWFDFQNVEKRLKSISKRYDAILNKIIDENRSNRDNRENSMIDHLLKLQETQPQYYTDQIIKGLALAMLFGGTDSSTGTLEWSLSNLLNKPEVLEKAREELKRVVGEDRLLNESDLPRLPYLRKIILETLRLYPPAPVLIPHVTSEDISVEGFNVPRDTAVIINGWAMQRDPEMWDEATCFKPERFDVEGEDKKLVAFGMGRRACPGEAMAMQSVSYTLGLLIQCFDWKRVSEEKLDMRENNWITLSRLIPLQAMCKTRPLYAKLSSN, from the exons ATGGGAGTGTCTTCTTTGATGCTGCTCTTCTCTTACTTTCTGCTTTCCCTTCTATTCATAGTTTTCACTCTCAAGTTCCTGTTGGGAAGCAGAAGACTCCGGAATCTGCCACCGGGGCCAACTCCTCTGCCCATAATAGGAAACCTCAACCTCCTCGAACAACCCATCCATCGCTTCTTTCAACGAACCTCCAAGCACTACGGCAAAATCATCTCCCTCTGGTTCGGTTCCCGTCTCGCCGTCGTAATCTCATCACACTCAGCCTTCCAAGAATGCTTCACCAAACACGACCTTGCATTGGCCAACCGCCTCCCCTCCCTCTCCGGAAAGTACATCTTCTACAACAACACCACCGTCGGCTCCTGTTCCCACGGTGACCACTGGCGCAACCTCCGCCGCATCACCGCCCTCGACGTTCTCTCCACCCAGCGCGTCCACTCCTTCTCCGGGATCCGAAGCGACGAGACCAGGCGCCTGATCCACAGGCTGGCGAGGGAGTCGCGCCAGGGTTTTGCTCGCGTGGAGATAACCTCGATGTTCAACGACCTGACCTACAACAACGTGATGAGGATGATATCCGGGAAGAGGTTTTACGGGGAGGAGACCGACATGAAGAACGCGGAGGAAGCCAGGGAGTTCAGAGAGACGGTGGCGGAGATGCTGCAACTCATGGGCCTGGCTAACAAGGCCGATTACCTGCCTTTCCTCAGGTGGTTCGATTTCCAGAATGTGGAGAAGCGTCTGAAGAGTATCAGCAAGAGGTACGATGCCATCCTGAACAAGATCATTGACGAGAACCGCAGCAACAGGGATAATCGTGAGAACTCCATGATCGACCATCTCCTCAAACTCCAAGAGACTCAGCCTCAGTATTACACCGACCAGATCATCAAAGGCCTTGCTCTG GCGATGCTCTTTGGGGGAACAGACTCGTCGACGGGAACCCTGGAGTGGTCGTTGTCGAATCTGTTGAATAAGCCAGAGGTGTTGGAGAAGGCGAGAGAGGAGTTGAAGAGAGTGGTGGGAGAAGATCGGTTGCTGAATGAGTCAGACCTCCCAAGACTTCCTTATCTTAGGAAGATCATACTTGAGACACTAAGGTTGTATCCGCCAGCTCCAGTGTTGATACCGCATGTTACTTCGGAGGATATCAGTGTGGAAGGATTCAATGTGCCTCGGGACACGGCGGTGATCATCAATGGGTGGGCGATGCAGAGAGATCCTGAGATGTGGGATGAAGCGACTTGCTTTAAACCAGAGAGGTTTGATGTGGAAGGAGAGGACAAAAAGTTGGTGGCTTTTGGGATGGGAAGAAGGGCTTGCCCAGGAGAAGCCATGGCCATGCAGAGTGTGAGCTACACCTTGGGATTGTTGATTCAGTGCTTCGATTGGAAAAGAGTGAGTGAGGAAAAGCTTGATATGAGGGAGAACAATTGGATCACTTTGTCAAGGTTAATTCCTCTCCAAGCCATGTGCAAGACACGCCCACTCTACGCTAAACTTTCCTCAAATtag
- the LOC114163782 gene encoding serine carboxypeptidase-like, which translates to MVPSPTLTLSKVFLSLVLLFFASLSSSYATSRLTHDPVNSHQSPAQKLIRSFNLSPKDPVNILKGDGEGFVSGKIVEKKFSFFGDSGPSIEDLGHHAGYYSLPSSKAARMFYFFFESRKSKDDPVVIWLTGGPGCGSELALFYENGPFHITNNLSLSWNDYGWDQASNILFVDQPTGTGFSYTFDDSDIRHDETGVSNDLYNFLQEFFKAHPEFIKNDFYITGESYAGHYVPALASRVNQGNKENQGIHINLKGFAIGNGLTNPAIQYQAYPDFALDNGIITKADHDDISKSIPECEQAAKTCETQGGKSCDNALNTCNNIFDSILSIAGGINYYDIRKKCVGELCYDFSDLEKLLNLPKVKSALGVGGDLKFVSCSSTVYNAMLQDWMKNLEVGIPTLLEEGIKVLVYAGEKDLICNWLGNSRWVHAMQWSGQKAFGTSPTVKFVVDGVDAGSLNSYGPLSFLKVYEAGHLVPMDQPKAALEMFKSWIGGKLNTQRDN; encoded by the exons ATGGTTCCATCACCAACGTTAACCCTCTCCAAAGTGTTTCTGTCTCTTGTTCTCCTTTTCTTCGCGTCACTTTCTTCTTCCTATGCAACTTCTCGTCTCACCCATGACCCTGTAAACTCACATCAATCACCAGCACAAAAGCTCATAAGAAGCTTCAACCTTTCCCCAAAGGACCCAGTAAACATTCTCAAAGGTGACGGTGAAGGTTTTGTTTCAGGGAAGATCGTGGAGAAGAAGTTCTCGTTTTTCGGTGATTCTGGACCTTCTATTGAAGATCTTGGTCACCATGCAGGTTACTATTCACTTCCCAGTTCCAAAGCTGCaag GATGTTCTACTTTTTCTTTGAGTCAAGGAAAAGCAAGGATGATCCCGTTGTGATATGGTTAACTGGAGGACCAGGTTGTGGCAGTGAATTGGCTTTGTTTTATGAGAATGGCCCTTTTCATATTACCAATAATTTGTCTCTTTCATGGAATGATTATGGTTGGGATCAG GCATCAAACATTTTATTTGTTGACCAACCTACGGGTACAGGGTTTAGTTACACTTTTGATGACAGTGACATTCGTCATGATGAAACTGGCGTTAGCAAtgatttatataactttttgcag GAGTTTTTCAAGGCACATCCTGAGTTCATTAAGAATGACTTTTATATAACTGGGGAATCATATGCTGGACACTATGTTCCTGCTCTTGCATCCCGTGTTAACCAAggaaacaaagaaaatcaagGAATTCATATAAACCTTAAG GGTTTTGCAATTGGTAATGGGTTAACAAATCCTGCAATTCAGTACCAAGCATACCCAGATTTTGCATTAGATAATGGAATTATCACAAAGGCTGATCATGATGATATAAGCAAGTCAATTCCTGAATGTGAACAAGCTGCTAAAACTTGCG AAACTCAAGGTGGAAAAAGTTGTGATAATGCATTGAATACTTGTAATAACATATTCGACAGTATATTGTCCATTGCCGGGGGCATTAAC TACTATGACATCAGAAAAAAGTGTGTGGGGGAACTGTGCTATGATTTCAGCGACTTGGAGAAGCTGCTAAACCTGCCGAAAGTGAAGAGTGCTTTAGGTGTGGGGGGTGACTTGAAGTTTGTTTCATGCAGTTCAACAGTGTACAATGCTATGCTTCAAGATTGGATGAAAAATCTTGAAGTGGGGATTCCTACTCTTCTTGAAGAAGGAATCAAGGTACTTGTGTATGCAGGGGAAAAAGATCTCATATGCAACTGGTTAG GAAACTCAAGGTGGGTTCATGCAATGCAGTGGTCAGGCCAAAAGGCGTTTGGAACATCTCCTACAgtgaaatttgttgttgatGGTGTAGATGCAGGGTCTTTGAACAGCTATGGACCTCTCTCTTTTCTCAAG GTATATGAGGCTGGGCATTTGGTTCCCATGGATCAACCAAAAGCTGCACTTGAGATGTTTAAAAGCTGGATTGGAGGGAAACTGAACACTCAAAGAGATAATTAA